From a single Couchioplanes caeruleus genomic region:
- a CDS encoding response regulator transcription factor yields the protein MRVVIAEDNALLRRGVALLLGEHGIEVVGAVADAGELLRVVAAEQPDAAVVDVRMPPTHTDEGLRAALTIRSAYPEIAVLVFSQWVETSYARRLLSENTGRVGYLLKDRIVSTDEFVGALQRVAEGGTALDPEVVRQLLAAPAVDPGLSRLSAREREILGLLAEGRSNVAIAETLHLAERSVEKHVTAIFTKLDLPQARTDHRRVLAVLRYLRS from the coding sequence CTGCGGGTCGTGATCGCCGAGGACAACGCGCTGCTGCGCCGCGGCGTCGCGCTGCTGCTCGGCGAGCACGGCATCGAGGTGGTCGGGGCCGTCGCCGACGCCGGCGAGCTGCTGCGGGTGGTCGCGGCCGAGCAGCCCGACGCGGCCGTGGTGGACGTACGCATGCCGCCCACGCACACCGACGAGGGTCTGCGCGCCGCGCTCACGATCCGGTCGGCGTACCCGGAGATCGCGGTCCTGGTGTTCTCCCAGTGGGTCGAGACCAGCTACGCGCGGCGGCTGCTGTCGGAGAACACCGGCCGGGTCGGCTACCTCCTCAAGGACCGGATCGTCAGCACGGACGAGTTCGTGGGCGCCCTGCAGCGCGTCGCCGAGGGCGGCACGGCCCTCGACCCCGAGGTCGTCCGGCAGCTGCTGGCCGCGCCCGCCGTCGACCCGGGGCTGTCCCGGCTGTCGGCGCGCGAACGCGAGATCCTGGGCCTGCTCGCCGAGGGCCGGTCCAACGTGGCCATCGCGGAGACGCTGCACCTCGCCGAGCGCAGCGTGGAGAAACACGTCACCGCGATCTTCACCAAACTGGACCTGCCACAGGCCCGTACGGATCACCGGCGCGTCCTCGCCGTCCTGCGCTACCTGCGCTCCTGA
- a CDS encoding sensor histidine kinase, which produces MIVLRAWLSSRTWRELAFVLTGAVLSLPTFALAVLGLVASALSVVIFGLALLIGVLALARLTPRYFRAPARRLLGWTWPSPPPPAGATRVRRVVGLLGDSTAWRALAYCFLRFPLVYTGAYSAVAGLFTGLVAVTYPLWWFVAPDEFWYGAATWPGTWWRALQGAAVLLVLPWVLRLVVLLDGLLVRALLRPTPAARRIAQLEAGRAALQEDAAALLRRVERDLHDGTQARLVSLGVALARIERRSTEEQVRALAGDARGTVTEALTELRDIVRGLHPPALDDGLEVALSTLAARSAVPATLTVDLPRRPPDATASALYFAVAELLTNIARHASATRASITVREQGPWLTLTVSDDGCGGAGPGQASGTGLSGLARRAAALDGSLHVESPAGGPTTVTMKLPGEAG; this is translated from the coding sequence GTGATCGTGCTGCGCGCCTGGCTCAGCTCCCGCACGTGGCGGGAGCTGGCCTTCGTGCTCACCGGGGCCGTGCTCAGCCTGCCCACGTTCGCGCTGGCCGTGCTGGGCCTGGTCGCCTCGGCACTGTCGGTCGTCATCTTCGGCCTGGCCCTGCTGATCGGCGTGCTGGCCCTGGCCCGGCTCACCCCGCGCTACTTCCGGGCGCCGGCGCGGCGCCTCCTCGGCTGGACCTGGCCGTCGCCGCCCCCGCCCGCGGGAGCCACCCGGGTCCGGCGGGTCGTGGGGCTGCTCGGCGACTCGACGGCCTGGCGGGCGCTGGCGTACTGCTTCCTGCGGTTCCCGCTGGTCTACACGGGCGCGTACAGCGCGGTCGCCGGGCTGTTCACCGGCCTGGTCGCGGTCACGTACCCGCTCTGGTGGTTCGTCGCACCCGACGAGTTCTGGTACGGGGCCGCGACCTGGCCGGGCACCTGGTGGAGGGCGCTGCAGGGCGCCGCCGTCCTGCTCGTGCTGCCGTGGGTGCTGCGCCTCGTCGTGCTCCTCGACGGCCTGCTGGTCCGCGCGCTGCTGCGGCCGACGCCCGCGGCCCGGCGCATCGCCCAGCTCGAGGCCGGCCGCGCCGCCCTGCAGGAGGACGCGGCGGCGCTGCTCCGGCGGGTCGAACGCGACCTGCACGACGGCACCCAGGCCCGCCTGGTCTCGCTCGGCGTGGCGCTGGCCCGGATCGAACGCCGCAGCACCGAGGAGCAGGTCCGCGCGCTCGCCGGCGACGCCCGCGGCACGGTGACCGAGGCGCTCACCGAGCTGCGCGACATCGTCCGCGGCCTGCACCCGCCCGCCCTGGACGACGGCCTCGAGGTGGCACTGTCCACCCTCGCCGCCCGCAGCGCCGTCCCGGCGACGCTCACCGTCGACCTCCCGCGCCGGCCGCCGGACGCCACGGCGTCGGCGCTGTACTTCGCGGTGGCCGAGCTGCTCACCAACATCGCCCGGCACGCCTCGGCGACGCGGGCGTCGATCACCGTCCGCGAGCAGGGGCCGTGGCTCACGCTGACGGTCAGCGACGACGGGTGCGGCGGCGCCGGGCCCGGGCAGGCCTCGGGCACCGGGCTGAGCGGCCTCGCGCGCCGGGCCGCCGCGCTCGACGGCAGCCTGCACGTCGAGTCACCGGCCGGCGGGCCGACCACGGTCACGATGAAGCTGCCCGGGGAGGCCGGATGA
- a CDS encoding ABC transporter permease — translation MIRQALRRNPWSFLGPAATQCLAAALVTAGLCLMASLDAAPLRPEQRQALTDSGVADIGLLFLMSSIYLSMLIVGVTMSSAIRHQARDIALVRAVGATPARVRRAVAAQAALVAVPATLVGVPVGVLCGRAWVGGFVGHGLVPAEVTFRMHGGALPVALAVTMGTSLLSAMIAAIRPSRVRPAVALADSAAPRLRIGVTRTAAGLLLVTGGTVLSVFVAGLDAGTADQAGLFVMLAMCTGAGLLGPALLRVAAPVARLLGDTGRLAADTLAVHARGLSGALVPLTLAIAFAGVNLTRTATTTHVTGVVAPAADRWLEFSGTGAYTAFAAIAALNTLITTILARRRDLAVTRLAGGTRGRTLAVVVCEALLVTGTALVVATVVAAVTLLPLLHTALGTWRPWLPGSWLAAGIAGTAVLVLAGTVLPAAVALRRPPVEVAG, via the coding sequence GTGATCCGCCAGGCGCTGCGGCGCAACCCCTGGTCCTTCCTCGGCCCCGCGGCCACCCAGTGCCTCGCGGCCGCCCTGGTCACCGCCGGGCTCTGCCTGATGGCCTCGCTGGACGCCGCGCCGCTGCGGCCCGAGCAGCGGCAGGCCCTGACCGACAGCGGCGTCGCGGACATCGGGCTGCTGTTCCTGATGAGCTCCATCTACCTGTCGATGCTCATCGTCGGCGTCACCATGAGCTCGGCGATCCGGCACCAGGCCCGTGACATCGCGCTGGTCCGGGCCGTCGGCGCCACCCCCGCGCGGGTCCGCCGGGCCGTGGCCGCCCAGGCCGCGCTGGTCGCCGTACCGGCCACGCTCGTGGGCGTGCCCGTGGGCGTGCTCTGCGGCCGGGCGTGGGTCGGCGGCTTCGTCGGCCACGGCCTGGTCCCCGCCGAGGTGACCTTCCGGATGCACGGCGGAGCTCTGCCCGTCGCGCTGGCGGTCACCATGGGCACGTCCCTGCTCAGCGCGATGATCGCCGCGATCCGGCCGTCGCGGGTACGCCCCGCCGTGGCGCTCGCCGACAGCGCGGCTCCCCGGCTGCGCATCGGCGTGACCCGCACCGCCGCCGGCCTGCTCCTCGTCACCGGCGGCACGGTGCTCTCCGTGTTCGTCGCCGGCCTCGACGCCGGGACCGCCGACCAGGCCGGCCTGTTCGTCATGCTGGCGATGTGTACGGGCGCCGGCCTGCTCGGCCCGGCACTGCTGCGGGTCGCCGCGCCCGTGGCGCGCCTCCTCGGTGACACCGGCCGGCTGGCGGCGGACACGCTCGCGGTGCACGCCCGGGGCCTGTCGGGCGCGCTGGTGCCGCTCACCCTCGCCATCGCGTTCGCCGGGGTCAACCTGACCCGTACCGCGACGACCACCCACGTCACCGGGGTCGTCGCTCCCGCCGCGGATCGCTGGCTCGAGTTCTCGGGCACCGGCGCGTACACCGCCTTCGCCGCGATCGCCGCGCTCAACACGCTCATCACCACGATCCTCGCGCGGCGGCGGGACCTGGCGGTCACCCGGCTCGCCGGCGGGACCCGCGGGCGTACGCTCGCCGTCGTCGTCTGCGAGGCTCTCCTGGTGACCGGCACAGCGCTCGTGGTCGCCACGGTGGTGGCGGCGGTGACCCTGCTGCCGCTGCTGCACACGGCCCTGGGCACCTGGCGGCCGTGGCTGCCCGGGAGCTGGCTCGCGGCGGGCATCGCCGGTACGGCCGTCCTGGTCCTCGCGGGCACCGTGCTGCCGGCGGCCGTCGCGTTGCGCCGCCCGCCCGTCGAGGTGGCCGGGTGA
- a CDS encoding ABC transporter ATP-binding protein: protein MESVVSLTAVSRRYPRGVLALRDVSLDVPAGQFVAVMGATGSGKSTLLHCAAGLDRPTSGRVRLAGRDVTRLREAALTRLRRDRVGFVFQSYNLLSELTVRQNVALPARLGGPRARPVDEVLEAVGLGGLGRRPVGELSGGQRQRVAVARALVTGPAVIFADEPTGALDPTTGAQILGLLRTAADLDRVSVLMVTHDPVAAAWSDRLVLLRDGVVVADGPTPQAEAIAEHLRGVSRVPA from the coding sequence ATGGAATCCGTGGTGTCCCTGACCGCCGTGTCCCGGCGTTATCCGCGCGGCGTGCTCGCCCTGCGCGACGTGTCCCTCGACGTGCCGGCCGGCCAGTTCGTCGCCGTGATGGGCGCGACCGGCTCCGGCAAGAGCACGCTGCTGCACTGCGCCGCCGGCCTCGACCGCCCCACCTCCGGACGGGTGCGCCTGGCCGGCCGCGACGTCACCCGGCTGCGGGAGGCGGCGCTCACCCGGCTGCGCCGGGACCGGGTCGGCTTCGTCTTCCAGTCGTACAACCTGCTCTCCGAGCTGACCGTACGCCAGAACGTCGCGCTGCCCGCCCGCCTCGGCGGCCCGCGGGCGCGTCCCGTCGACGAGGTGCTCGAGGCGGTGGGGCTCGGCGGGCTGGGGCGGCGGCCGGTGGGTGAGCTCTCCGGCGGCCAGCGGCAGCGCGTAGCGGTGGCCCGCGCGCTCGTCACCGGGCCGGCGGTGATCTTCGCGGACGAGCCGACGGGGGCGCTCGACCCGACCACCGGCGCGCAGATCCTCGGGCTGCTGCGGACGGCCGCGGACCTGGACCGGGTGAGCGTGCTCATGGTCACGCACGATCCGGTCGCCGCCGCCTGGAGCGACCGGCTGGTGCTGCTGCGCGACGGCGTCGTCGTCGCCGACGGTCCCACGCCGCAGGCCGAGGCCATCGCCGAGCACCTGCGCGGCGTCTCCCGGGTGCCCGCGTGA
- a CDS encoding SanA/YdcF family protein, with the protein MLAYLRKIVVAGALAVAASVLAMAAGDLWVRAAAHGHVTSVDDAPDAPVALVLGAEVYADGSPSPFLAARLELARELLAAGKVKAILVSGDHREWGYNEPGAMFEWLVGHGVPSARVVLDHAGFDTYDSCARAKRVFGVDKAIVVTQTYHIDRAVALCRRLGVDASGVADDSVRVYEEPWRNSVVRERGAVVKALLDVVSGRDPVFLGPHEGGVEVAVSS; encoded by the coding sequence GTGCTCGCCTACCTCAGGAAGATCGTCGTTGCCGGAGCGCTGGCCGTGGCGGCGTCGGTGCTGGCCATGGCCGCCGGCGACCTGTGGGTGCGCGCGGCCGCCCACGGCCACGTCACCTCGGTGGACGACGCGCCGGACGCGCCCGTCGCCCTCGTGCTCGGCGCGGAGGTGTACGCCGACGGCAGCCCCTCGCCGTTCCTCGCCGCCCGCCTCGAGCTCGCCCGGGAACTGCTCGCCGCGGGCAAGGTGAAGGCGATCCTCGTCTCCGGCGACCATCGGGAGTGGGGCTACAACGAGCCCGGCGCGATGTTCGAGTGGCTCGTCGGCCACGGCGTGCCCAGCGCCCGCGTCGTGCTGGACCACGCCGGCTTCGACACGTACGACTCGTGTGCCCGGGCCAAGCGGGTCTTCGGCGTGGACAAGGCGATCGTGGTGACGCAGACGTACCACATCGACCGCGCGGTGGCCCTGTGCCGCAGGCTCGGCGTGGACGCCTCCGGCGTGGCCGACGACAGCGTCCGCGTGTACGAGGAGCCATGGCGCAACAGCGTGGTCCGCGAGCGCGGCGCGGTGGTCAAGGCGCTGCTCGACGTGGTGTCGGGGCGCGACCCGGTGTTCCTCGGCCCGCACGAGGGCGGCGTCGAGGTCGCGGTCAGCTCCTGA
- a CDS encoding GNAT family N-acetyltransferase: MISLYRIAAGDDPLLLWASQDMRAGVRAWALGEAAAVACPDVSRRDRLALRGAPADVAALVDRIRPEVAGYHAVGDQDLIEAIPGLVVEGRFGWMDTTAPTGPPPRYEPRWLDDDAEVAAFLDEHHPGSYAYPGGTGVTRWAGIRAGTGELLAVGADAWSVAEIGFIAGVATRTDARGRGFGRDLCAFLTDELIAGRGRVALFVDHWNAAAVRTYEKLGYTMRRIAAATFQDRQECSGS, encoded by the coding sequence ATGATCTCCCTTTACCGCATCGCCGCCGGCGACGACCCGCTGCTGCTGTGGGCCTCGCAGGACATGCGGGCCGGCGTACGCGCCTGGGCGCTGGGCGAGGCGGCCGCGGTGGCCTGCCCGGACGTGTCCCGCCGCGACCGCCTGGCGCTGCGTGGCGCGCCGGCCGACGTCGCCGCGCTCGTGGACCGCATCCGCCCCGAGGTCGCCGGCTACCACGCGGTCGGGGACCAGGACCTCATCGAGGCGATCCCGGGCCTGGTCGTGGAGGGCCGGTTCGGCTGGATGGACACCACCGCGCCGACGGGCCCGCCGCCCCGGTACGAGCCGCGCTGGCTGGACGACGACGCCGAGGTCGCCGCGTTCCTCGACGAGCACCATCCCGGCTCGTACGCGTACCCGGGCGGCACCGGCGTGACGAGGTGGGCCGGCATCCGCGCGGGGACCGGGGAGCTGCTGGCCGTGGGCGCCGACGCGTGGTCCGTGGCGGAGATCGGTTTCATCGCCGGGGTGGCCACCCGTACCGACGCGCGGGGGAGGGGCTTCGGGCGCGACCTCTGCGCGTTCCTCACCGACGAGCTGATCGCCGGACGGGGACGGGTGGCGCTGTTCGTGGACCACTGGAACGCCGCGGCGGTCCGCACGTACGAGAAGCTCGGCTACACGATGCGCCGGATCGCCGCGGCGACGTTTCAGGACCGCCAGGAGTGCTCCGGCTCGTAG
- a CDS encoding NAD-dependent epimerase/dehydratase family protein has translation MTRVAVTGGNGKLGRAVVAHLGEHGYEVVNLDLTGRPPQTRIDLTDYGQTAEALTGIDDRYGSVDAVVHLAAIPAPGLLPNAATFHNNMLATFNVFQAAKLAGITNVVWASSETVLGLPFTTPPPYIPVDEEYPARPESTYSLVKHLEEQMAAQFCRWNPELKMIGLRFSNVMDPEDYAQFPSFDADPRSRSWNLWGYIDARDGAQAVRKALEFEGTGTEVFIIANADTVMSRTSASLAAEVFPGVPVTRELGEHETLLSIDKARRVLGYEPEHSWRS, from the coding sequence ATGACGCGGGTCGCGGTCACCGGGGGTAACGGCAAGCTGGGCCGGGCGGTGGTCGCCCATCTGGGCGAGCACGGCTACGAGGTGGTGAACCTGGACCTCACCGGGCGTCCGCCGCAGACCCGCATCGACCTGACCGACTACGGCCAGACGGCGGAGGCGCTCACCGGCATCGACGACCGGTACGGGTCCGTCGACGCGGTCGTGCACCTCGCGGCGATCCCCGCGCCCGGCCTGCTCCCCAACGCCGCGACGTTCCACAACAACATGCTCGCCACCTTCAACGTGTTCCAGGCGGCGAAGCTGGCGGGCATCACGAACGTCGTGTGGGCGTCCAGCGAGACGGTGCTCGGGCTGCCGTTCACCACGCCGCCGCCGTACATCCCGGTCGACGAGGAGTACCCGGCGCGACCCGAGTCGACGTACTCGCTGGTCAAGCACCTGGAAGAGCAGATGGCCGCGCAGTTCTGCCGGTGGAACCCCGAGCTGAAGATGATCGGCCTGCGGTTCTCCAACGTCATGGACCCGGAGGACTACGCGCAGTTCCCGTCGTTCGACGCCGACCCGCGCAGCCGCAGCTGGAACCTGTGGGGCTACATCGACGCCCGCGACGGCGCGCAGGCGGTCCGCAAGGCCCTGGAGTTCGAGGGTACGGGCACAGAGGTGTTCATCATCGCCAACGCCGACACGGTGATGAGCCGTACCAGCGCGTCGCTGGCGGCCGAGGTGTTCCCGGGCGTACCGGTGACCAGGGAGCTCGGCGAGCACGAGACGCTGCTGTCGATCGACAAGGCCCGGCGCGTGCTGGGCTACGAGCCGGAGCACTCCTGGCGGTCCTGA
- a CDS encoding phosphotransferase, with protein MLTPPADLPEGLLREAFALAELEYAPVGWGSHHWTATGVDGTRWFLTVDELDAGRPGASFERLRRAFDAASALRLPFVVAPVRPVQRVGEKYAGALYPYIWGESFSWGDWPAESHRAAVLDMLVAVHTAPSAAGRAAAADDFTIPHRDGLEATLTGGNVAGTGPFAAPAARLIGAHAARIRAELDRYDELAASADRSRSVLTHGEPHPGNTMRAADGWKLIDWETALLAPPERDLWLLGGDLTGYTAATGVRAEPGMLELYRRRWLINDLCVDLHRFRRPHSGNPEDEECWQLLRANVERGLT; from the coding sequence GTGTTGACGCCTCCCGCCGATCTGCCCGAGGGCCTGCTGCGGGAGGCGTTCGCGCTGGCCGAGCTGGAGTACGCGCCGGTGGGCTGGGGCAGCCACCACTGGACGGCCACGGGCGTCGACGGCACGCGCTGGTTCCTGACCGTGGACGAGCTCGACGCCGGCCGGCCCGGCGCCTCGTTCGAACGGCTGCGGCGGGCGTTCGACGCCGCGTCGGCGTTGCGCCTGCCGTTCGTGGTGGCGCCGGTGCGACCCGTGCAGCGTGTCGGCGAGAAATATGCGGGGGCGCTGTACCCGTACATATGGGGTGAAAGCTTTTCCTGGGGCGACTGGCCGGCGGAGAGTCACCGGGCCGCCGTCCTCGACATGCTCGTCGCGGTGCACACCGCGCCGTCGGCGGCCGGCCGCGCCGCGGCCGCCGACGACTTCACGATCCCCCACCGTGACGGGCTGGAAGCGACCCTGACCGGCGGCAACGTGGCGGGCACCGGCCCGTTCGCCGCGCCCGCCGCCCGGTTGATCGGGGCGCACGCGGCGCGGATCCGGGCTGAGCTGGACCGTTACGACGAGCTCGCGGCATCGGCCGACCGGTCACGGTCGGTGCTGACCCACGGCGAGCCGCACCCGGGCAACACGATGCGCGCGGCCGACGGCTGGAAGCTGATCGACTGGGAGACCGCGCTGCTCGCCCCGCCCGAGCGCGACCTGTGGCTGCTCGGCGGCGACCTCACCGGGTACACCGCCGCCACCGGCGTCCGCGCCGAGCCGGGGATGCTCGAGCTGTACCGGCGCCGCTGGCTGATCAACGACCTCTGCGTCGACCTGCACCGGTTCCGCCGCCCGCACAGCGGGAACCCGGAGGACGAGGAATGCTGGCAGCTGTTGCGGGCGAACGTGGAGAGAGGGCTGACATGA
- a CDS encoding glycoside hydrolase family 3 N-terminal domain-containing protein: protein MAPDDPYRDPSLSVDQRVEDLLGRMTLAEKVGQMLQLDARRDLKDAVSTRLAGSILHASPQRMLEAIDLAAGTRLGIPLITAEDCIHGHGFWPGATVFPTQLAMAATWDAGLAERVARVTAVEVSATGIHWTFSPVLCITRDLRWGRVDETFGEDPFLIGELGSAMVRGYQGNGLSDPTAVLATAKHFAGYSETQGGRDASEADLSPRKLRAWFLPPFERVAKEGCSIFMLGYQSIDGVPITANKWLLNDVLKEEWGFTGTLVTDWDNVGRMVWEQKVCADAVEAAAVAVRAGNDLVMTTPAFFEGAQTAVERGLLAEEEIDAAVRRILRLKFRLGLFENPRAPDAQRQAAVIGHPDHAALNLEVARRSLVLLANDGTLPLPAGEPRTVAIIGPNADAPQSQLGDWAGASGQVDWMPDGQPRELIETVLDGFRAVAPADWTVTTARGADIEKLVPDPQGEFYRDGQPRPPISRPAEADPAMIAEAVAVARAADYAVVVVGDTVALTGESKSTATLELQGGQIALLDALAETGTPTVVVLINSKPAALPPSALRASAIVQAFNPGMRGGRAVAELLLGHIEPTGRMPLSAARHVGQQPIYYNQIRGQHGNRYADLTQDPLFAFGEGLSYTTVEYADLAIAEPDVAPDGTVRASVRLTNTGSRPALETVQAYISDLVTSVTWAAKELKAYRQVSVAPGESVTVDIAVAAADCTLVTADGRRVVEPGDFDLLVGPNSRTKNLLRARFRIS, encoded by the coding sequence GTGGCCCCTGACGACCCGTACCGTGATCCCTCGCTCAGTGTCGACCAGCGGGTCGAGGACCTGCTGGGCCGGATGACGCTGGCCGAGAAGGTCGGGCAGATGCTCCAGCTCGACGCGCGGCGGGACCTCAAGGACGCCGTCAGCACGCGCCTGGCCGGATCGATCCTGCACGCCTCGCCGCAGCGCATGCTCGAGGCGATCGACCTGGCGGCGGGCACCCGGCTCGGCATCCCGCTGATCACCGCCGAGGACTGCATCCACGGGCACGGCTTCTGGCCCGGCGCCACCGTCTTCCCCACCCAGCTCGCCATGGCCGCCACCTGGGACGCGGGGCTGGCCGAGCGGGTCGCCCGGGTCACCGCGGTCGAGGTCTCCGCGACGGGCATCCACTGGACCTTCTCCCCCGTGCTCTGCATCACCCGGGACCTGCGCTGGGGCCGGGTCGACGAGACGTTCGGCGAGGACCCGTTCCTGATCGGCGAGCTCGGCTCCGCGATGGTCCGTGGCTATCAGGGCAACGGCTTGAGCGACCCGACCGCGGTGCTCGCGACGGCCAAGCACTTCGCCGGCTACTCGGAGACCCAGGGCGGCCGCGACGCCAGCGAGGCCGACCTGAGCCCGCGCAAGCTGCGCGCCTGGTTCCTGCCGCCGTTCGAGCGGGTGGCCAAGGAGGGCTGCAGCATCTTCATGCTGGGCTACCAGTCCATCGACGGCGTGCCGATCACCGCGAACAAGTGGCTGCTCAACGACGTGCTCAAGGAGGAGTGGGGCTTCACCGGCACGCTCGTCACCGACTGGGACAACGTCGGGCGCATGGTCTGGGAGCAGAAGGTGTGCGCGGACGCGGTGGAGGCCGCGGCCGTCGCCGTCCGCGCCGGCAACGACCTGGTCATGACCACCCCCGCGTTCTTCGAGGGTGCGCAGACCGCGGTCGAGCGCGGCCTGCTGGCCGAGGAGGAGATCGATGCCGCCGTACGCCGGATCCTGCGGCTGAAGTTCCGGCTCGGCCTGTTCGAGAACCCGCGGGCCCCGGACGCACAGCGGCAGGCGGCGGTCATCGGGCACCCGGACCACGCCGCGCTCAACCTCGAGGTGGCCCGCCGGTCGCTGGTGCTGCTCGCCAACGACGGCACCCTGCCGCTGCCCGCCGGCGAGCCGCGGACCGTCGCGATCATCGGCCCCAACGCCGACGCCCCGCAGTCGCAGCTCGGCGACTGGGCCGGCGCCTCCGGCCAGGTCGACTGGATGCCCGACGGCCAGCCGCGCGAGCTGATCGAGACCGTGCTCGACGGCTTCCGGGCCGTCGCCCCCGCGGACTGGACGGTCACCACCGCCCGCGGCGCGGACATCGAGAAGCTGGTCCCCGACCCGCAGGGCGAGTTCTACCGCGACGGGCAGCCGCGGCCGCCGATCTCGCGCCCCGCGGAGGCCGACCCGGCGATGATCGCCGAGGCGGTCGCGGTGGCACGGGCCGCCGACTACGCCGTCGTGGTGGTCGGCGACACGGTCGCGCTCACCGGCGAGAGCAAGTCCACCGCGACGCTGGAACTGCAGGGCGGTCAGATCGCGCTGCTCGACGCCCTCGCCGAGACGGGTACGCCCACCGTCGTCGTGCTCATCAACTCGAAGCCCGCCGCGCTGCCGCCGTCGGCGCTGCGCGCGTCCGCCATCGTGCAGGCGTTCAACCCCGGCATGCGCGGCGGCCGGGCGGTGGCGGAGCTCCTGCTCGGCCACATCGAGCCCACCGGGCGCATGCCGCTGTCCGCCGCGCGGCACGTCGGCCAGCAGCCGATCTACTACAACCAGATCCGCGGGCAGCACGGCAACCGGTACGCCGACCTCACCCAGGACCCGCTGTTCGCGTTCGGCGAGGGCCTGAGCTACACCACGGTCGAGTACGCCGACCTGGCAATCGCCGAGCCGGACGTGGCCCCGGACGGCACGGTACGGGCGAGCGTACGGCTGACGAACACCGGCAGCCGCCCGGCGCTGGAGACCGTGCAGGCGTACATCAGCGACCTCGTCACCAGCGTCACGTGGGCGGCGAAGGAGCTCAAGGCGTACCGGCAGGTGTCCGTGGCGCCCGGCGAGAGCGTCACCGTTGACATCGCTGTCGCCGCCGCCGACTGCACGCTGGTGACCGCGGACGGCCGGCGCGTCGTCGAGCCCGGCGACTTCGACCTGCTCGTGGGGCCGAACTCGCGCACGAAGAACCTGCTGCGCGCGCGGTTCCGGATCTCGTAG
- a CDS encoding maleylpyruvate isomerase N-terminal domain-containing protein has product MLNDIEQATARLLETAGRFTDADLRQPSLLPGWSRAYVLAHLARGGEALRNILVDEPPYASRQARNADIEAGSDRTAAELVGDVAATAEAFRATVLGVPPERWDDVVSVPGVDPFPRSQVLLRRLTELELHHVDLDAGYTAADWPPSFAGLDMPEPLRSWRADRG; this is encoded by the coding sequence ATGCTGAACGACATCGAGCAGGCGACCGCCCGGCTGCTGGAGACGGCCGGCCGGTTCACCGACGCGGACCTCCGGCAGCCGTCGCTGCTGCCCGGCTGGAGCCGCGCCTACGTGCTCGCGCACCTGGCCCGGGGCGGGGAGGCGTTGCGCAACATCCTCGTCGACGAGCCGCCGTACGCGAGCCGGCAGGCGCGCAACGCCGACATCGAGGCCGGCTCGGATCGCACGGCCGCCGAGCTCGTCGGCGACGTCGCGGCGACCGCGGAGGCCTTCCGGGCGACCGTGCTGGGCGTGCCGCCGGAGCGATGGGACGACGTGGTGTCCGTTCCGGGCGTCGATCCGTTCCCCAGGAGTCAGGTGCTGCTGCGGCGGCTGACCGAGCTGGAGCTGCACCACGTCGACCTGGACGCCGGATACACCGCCGCCGATTGGCCGCCGTCGTTCGCCGGGCTCGACATGCCCGAGCCGTTGCGGAGTTGGCGGGCCGATCGGGGGTAG
- a CDS encoding PadR family transcriptional regulator, translating into MREPTFWILTALVSRPLHGYGIIREAAVLSEGQVTLQAGTLYAALDRLEAEGLVEVDHEEKVDGRDRRYYRLTSGGISAVTAEAERLSRNARTATRQLAARPHLDPATA; encoded by the coding sequence ATGCGCGAGCCCACCTTCTGGATCCTGACCGCTCTGGTCAGCCGCCCCCTGCACGGTTACGGGATCATCCGGGAGGCCGCCGTCCTGTCCGAGGGGCAGGTCACCCTCCAGGCCGGCACGCTGTACGCGGCACTCGACCGCCTCGAGGCCGAAGGGCTGGTCGAGGTGGACCACGAGGAGAAGGTGGACGGTCGCGACCGCCGCTACTACCGCCTCACCAGTGGCGGGATCTCCGCCGTGACCGCCGAGGCCGAACGGCTGAGCCGCAACGCACGGACGGCGACGCGCCAGCTCGCCGCCCGGCCGCACCTGGACCCGGCCACCGCATGA